In the genome of Cheilinus undulatus linkage group 6, ASM1832078v1, whole genome shotgun sequence, one region contains:
- the fgf8a gene encoding fibroblast growth factor 8 yields the protein MQLIPSRRSYLFLHLLAFFYYAQVTNQSPPNFTQHVSEQSKVTDRVSRRLIRIYQLYSRTSGKHVQVLPNKKINAMADDGDVHAKLVVETDTFGSRVRIKGAETGFYICMNKRGKLIGKKNGQGRDCIFTEIVLENNYTALRNARYESWYMAFTRRGRPRKGSRTRQHQREVHFMKRLPKGQQPAHASHHRPFDFIHYPFSQRTKRTRYSSER from the exons ATGCAACTCATCCCATCCAGACGCAGCTATCT gTTTCTACACTTGCTTGCATTTTTCTACTATGCTCAG GTAACCAATCAGTCCCCGCCTAATTTCACGCAGCATGTAAGCGAGCAGAGCAAAGTGACGGACCGCGTGAGCCGCAGGTTGATCCGGATCTACCAGCTGTACAGCCGGACCAGCGGCAAGCACGTGCAGGTCCTGCCCAACAAGAAGATCAACGCCATGGCCGACGATGGAGATGTCCACG CCAAACTCGTCGTGGAAACGGACACATTTGGGAGCAGAGTGCGCATCAAGGGAGCCGAGACGGGCTTCTACATCTGCATGAACAAGAGGGGGAAGCTCATCGGCAAG aaaaacgGCCAGGGCCGGGACTGTATCTTCACCGAGATCGTGCTGGAAAACAACTACACAGCTCTGAGGAACGCCCGCTACGAGAGCTGGTACATGGCCTTTACACGTCGTGGGCGGCCACGGAAAGGCTCACGCACACGCCAGCATCAGCGCGAGGTCCATTTTATGAAGAGGCTGCCGAAGGGGCAGCAGCCCGCCCACGCGAGCCACCACCGCCCATTCGACTTCATCCATTACCCCTTCAGTCAAAGGACTAAACGTACACGGTACTCGTCAGAGCGCTGA